Proteins encoded together in one Rossellomorea sp. y25 window:
- a CDS encoding energy-coupling factor ABC transporter ATP-binding protein, translated as MKEIIKVDDVHFRYPDQNTYALKGISLTVNQGEWLAIVGHNGSGKSTLAKMLNGLHFPEKGSVTVDGIVLSEGSIWDIRSKLGMVFQNPDNQFVGATVEDDVAFGLENHGVPYETMVQRVTDALKSVHMEDFLVQEPHHLSGGQKQRVAIAGVVALQPSIIILDEATSMLDPKGRKEVLETVRKLKEEENLTVISITHDLEEATKADRMIVLNQGGVFKEGIPEDIFLLEDKLIGLGLDSPFTIKLAGALKEAGIPLSKTYFTEEELVDELCKSHFNR; from the coding sequence AGACGATGTGCATTTCAGATACCCTGATCAGAATACCTACGCCCTTAAAGGCATTAGTCTGACTGTCAATCAAGGTGAATGGCTGGCGATTGTCGGACATAACGGTTCCGGTAAGTCGACGCTTGCCAAAATGTTGAATGGGCTTCATTTTCCTGAGAAGGGGAGTGTAACGGTTGATGGGATTGTTCTTTCAGAAGGATCTATATGGGACATCCGTTCAAAGCTGGGTATGGTTTTTCAAAATCCCGATAATCAGTTTGTTGGTGCTACAGTAGAAGATGATGTGGCTTTTGGGTTAGAAAACCATGGGGTACCGTATGAAACAATGGTACAGAGAGTCACTGATGCTTTAAAAAGTGTCCATATGGAAGATTTTCTTGTTCAAGAGCCGCACCATTTGTCAGGTGGTCAAAAACAGCGTGTAGCGATCGCCGGGGTCGTAGCCCTGCAGCCATCGATCATCATCTTAGATGAAGCTACATCCATGCTTGATCCAAAAGGAAGAAAAGAAGTTCTTGAAACGGTTCGTAAGCTGAAAGAGGAAGAAAACTTAACGGTGATCTCCATTACCCATGACCTGGAAGAAGCAACAAAGGCAGATCGAATGATTGTATTAAATCAAGGGGGGGTTTTTAAGGAGGGTATCCCGGAAGATATTTTTCTATTAGAGGACAAGTTAATCGGACTGGGACTGGACTCCCCTTTTACGATTAAGCTTGCCGGAGCCCTTAAAGAAGCAGGGATTCCCCTGTCTAAAACCTATTTTACAGAAGAAGAGTTGGTGGATGAGTTATGCAAATCACATTTCAACAGGTAG
- a CDS encoding DUF2521 family protein gives MNVITTFNTKRREKQIKSERTLLKEISIKMLQESVRKHFGYIKVQGGVFMQQGFDEACFDVAIEAYLLGGKVSKFGYTGEPSDVVKKRCEEELKHFIDTLYNFWLYWSEMGVSNQVDESFYFCCEHFVETWWSEGYEKGIKRHKLRLN, from the coding sequence TTGAACGTTATTACAACTTTCAATACAAAGAGAAGAGAAAAACAAATTAAGTCGGAAAGAACGTTGCTGAAAGAGATTTCGATTAAAATGCTTCAGGAAAGTGTCCGTAAGCATTTTGGATATATAAAGGTTCAGGGCGGTGTATTTATGCAGCAGGGCTTTGATGAGGCATGCTTTGATGTGGCCATTGAAGCTTATCTGCTGGGTGGAAAGGTTAGCAAGTTTGGATATACTGGTGAACCTTCTGATGTCGTTAAAAAGCGGTGCGAGGAAGAATTAAAACACTTTATCGATACGCTTTATAATTTCTGGTTGTATTGGTCTGAGATGGGCGTTTCCAATCAAGTTGATGAGTCCTTTTATTTTTGCTGTGAGCACTTTGTGGAAACATGGTGGTCAGAAGGGTATGAAAAGGGGATCAAGCGTCACAAACTGCGTTTGAATTAA
- a CDS encoding KinB-signaling pathway activation protein, translating into MTIRNWIRFFIHTLVIGGVVTGVAALLIRWDQFGPYIQDGNVIGILSSLLWFVFVGFTFSVISQMGYFAYLTIHQFGMGMFKSLWNPVQVVLIALVLFDLIYFRFRAFAEEGESYTPYIFLGIGILVVGLVVAYMKNKQSEAKTNTFVSALFFMIVVTTLEWLPVLLVNSVKWLYLMLLALLACNAFQLLRLPKYIEKSQVERQRKQPTKS; encoded by the coding sequence GTGACCATCCGCAATTGGATTCGTTTTTTCATTCATACGTTAGTGATCGGTGGAGTCGTTACCGGTGTAGCCGCACTTCTCATTAGATGGGATCAGTTCGGACCATACATCCAAGACGGAAACGTGATTGGCATATTATCAAGTCTACTTTGGTTTGTTTTTGTAGGTTTCACATTTAGTGTAATCAGTCAGATGGGCTATTTTGCTTATTTGACCATCCATCAATTCGGGATGGGAATGTTTAAGAGCTTATGGAATCCTGTTCAAGTGGTGCTGATTGCCCTTGTCCTGTTTGATTTAATCTACTTCCGATTCAGAGCTTTCGCTGAGGAAGGTGAGTCGTATACCCCTTATATTTTTCTGGGAATCGGCATCCTGGTCGTTGGTTTAGTCGTAGCTTATATGAAGAATAAGCAATCAGAAGCCAAGACGAACACATTTGTGTCTGCCTTATTCTTTATGATTGTTGTAACCACACTGGAGTGGTTGCCGGTTTTACTGGTGAATTCCGTTAAATGGCTGTACCTTATGCTGCTGGCCTTATTGGCATGTAATGCATTCCAGCTTCTGCGTCTTCCTAAATATATCGAGAAGTCCCAAGTGGAAAGGCAACGTAAGCAGCCTACTAAGAGTTAA
- the rpsI gene encoding 30S ribosomal protein S9, producing MAQVQYYGTGRRKSSVARVRLVPGNGNIVINDREVEVYIPFAALREVIKQPLVATETLGNYDVLVNVNGGGYAGQAGAIRHGIARALLQADPEYRGTLKRAGLLTRDSRMKERKKYGLKGARRAPQFSKR from the coding sequence TTGGCTCAAGTTCAATATTACGGAACTGGTCGTCGTAAGAGCTCAGTAGCTCGTGTACGTTTAGTACCAGGTAACGGAAACATTGTTATCAATGATCGTGAAGTAGAAGTTTATATCCCATTCGCAGCACTAAGAGAAGTAATTAAGCAACCACTAGTTGCAACTGAAACTCTTGGTAACTATGACGTTTTAGTAAACGTTAATGGTGGAGGCTATGCTGGTCAAGCTGGTGCGATCCGTCACGGAATCGCTCGTGCTTTACTACAAGCAGATCCTGAGTACCGCGGAACTCTAAAACGCGCTGGATTATTAACTCGTGACTCTCGTATGAAAGAGCGTAAAAAATACGGTCTTAAAGGTGCACGTCGCGCGCCACAATTCTCTAAGCGTTAA
- the truA gene encoding tRNA pseudouridine(38-40) synthase TruA, giving the protein MQRVKCTIAYDGTNFHGYQVQPSQRTVQGLIEDILSTIHKGERIRISGSGRTDAGVHANGQVFHFDTPLAIPEEKWPVVLNTRLPDEVTIKEAELVPTDFHSRFSVLQKEYRYRVYTGESRSPFNRHFSLHYPYTLSVTDMERAARHLIGEHDFTSFCSAKTEVEDKVRTIHHIEIQEHEEEIIFSFVGNGFLYNMVRILVGTLLEVGSGNIQVEEIPGILDARDRNRAGKTAPPHGLYLWKVDYDPIVK; this is encoded by the coding sequence ATGCAGAGAGTGAAGTGTACCATCGCCTACGATGGGACTAATTTTCATGGTTATCAGGTTCAACCCAGTCAGCGAACCGTCCAGGGGCTCATCGAAGATATTCTATCCACTATCCATAAAGGGGAAAGAATCCGTATCAGTGGGTCGGGACGTACGGACGCTGGTGTCCATGCGAATGGTCAGGTTTTTCATTTTGATACACCATTGGCCATCCCTGAAGAGAAATGGCCGGTGGTACTGAACACCCGCTTACCGGATGAAGTAACCATTAAAGAAGCTGAGCTTGTTCCTACTGACTTCCACTCAAGGTTCTCTGTCCTACAGAAGGAATATCGATACCGTGTTTATACGGGAGAGTCGAGAAGTCCGTTTAACCGTCACTTTTCCCTTCATTATCCCTACACTTTATCTGTGACGGATATGGAGCGTGCTGCACGGCATCTGATCGGGGAGCATGACTTCACGAGTTTTTGTTCAGCGAAAACCGAAGTAGAAGATAAAGTAAGAACCATTCACCATATTGAGATTCAAGAGCATGAGGAAGAAATCATTTTTTCTTTTGTGGGAAATGGATTTCTCTATAATATGGTGAGGATATTGGTTGGTACATTATTAGAGGTAGGTTCTGGGAATATCCAAGTAGAAGAGATTCCTGGAATACTGGATGCCAGGGATCGTAATCGGGCAGGGAAGACTGCACCTCCTCATGGACTTTATCTGTGGAAGGTCGATTATGACCCTATTGTTAAATAG
- a CDS encoding aspartyl-phosphate phosphatase Spo0E family protein, producing the protein MRGRMNELLFQIEDCRRQMVELALKSSFADEQVVDLSTRLDDLLNQYQVVKHH; encoded by the coding sequence ATGAGGGGAAGAATGAATGAGTTATTATTTCAAATTGAAGACTGCCGTCGCCAAATGGTCGAACTAGCTTTAAAGTCATCCTTTGCCGATGAGCAAGTTGTTGATTTGAGTACTCGTCTTGACGATCTATTAAATCAATACCAAGTGGTCAAACACCATTGA
- the cwlD gene encoding N-acetylmuramoyl-L-alanine amidase CwlD, with the protein MVHKLKVVGIISALAILLFIIQYKVLDKDTWDSWNLPLSGKIIYIDPGHGGPDGGAGDKDALEKDIALNVSLMIRDYLQEQGALVILTREKDEDLADEDTKGYSRRKVEDLKNRLSLINESEADLFLSIHLNSIPSAKWSGAQTFYNPKYEENKVLAKAIQGELTRNLENTTREAKGLQNVYILKHAKKSGALVEIGFLSNPGERANLLKEDYQQKIAASVYQGVLNYLTMDEEDKEEADEE; encoded by the coding sequence ATGGTTCATAAACTAAAGGTCGTCGGGATAATTTCTGCACTGGCTATTTTATTATTCATTATTCAATATAAGGTTTTAGACAAGGATACATGGGATTCCTGGAACCTTCCTTTATCAGGTAAGATCATCTATATAGACCCAGGCCATGGCGGTCCAGACGGTGGAGCCGGTGATAAAGATGCCTTGGAAAAGGATATTGCTTTAAATGTGTCTTTGATGATAAGGGATTATCTCCAAGAACAAGGAGCTCTCGTCATCCTGACACGGGAAAAAGACGAGGATCTTGCTGATGAAGATACAAAGGGATACAGCCGTCGGAAAGTGGAGGATTTAAAGAACAGGCTTAGCTTAATCAATGAATCCGAAGCAGACTTATTTTTAAGTATCCATCTGAACTCCATTCCATCTGCAAAGTGGAGCGGTGCCCAAACATTCTATAATCCAAAGTATGAAGAAAATAAAGTCCTTGCCAAAGCTATTCAAGGAGAGTTGACACGTAATTTAGAAAACACGACACGAGAAGCGAAAGGTCTTCAAAACGTGTATATTTTAAAACACGCCAAAAAGTCAGGTGCCTTAGTGGAAATCGGGTTTCTATCGAATCCAGGTGAGCGGGCCAATTTGCTTAAAGAAGATTATCAGCAAAAGATTGCTGCCTCAGTGTATCAGGGAGTTCTCAATTATTTAACAATGGATGAAGAAGATAAAGAAGAAGCTGACGAGGAATAA
- the rocF gene encoding arginase, protein MKKNISIIGVPMDLGQMRRGVDMGPSAIRYAGIVERLEKLGYEIKDLGDIEIGQAERVHNNPDTNLRNLKAVAEASETLAGKVNDVIGSGDFPLIFGGDHSIAIGTLAGVSPHYENLGVIWYDAHGDLNTGDTSPSGNIHGMPLAVSLGIGHEDLTSIGQSSPKIKPENIVIIGARSLDEGERELIKEKGIKVYTMHEIDRLGMTKVMEESIDYLKSKTDGVHLSLDLDGLDPSDAPGVGTPVLGGISYRESHLAMEMLQEAGIITSAEFVEVNPILDEKNKTATVAVALMGSLLGEKLL, encoded by the coding sequence ATGAAGAAAAATATTTCTATTATTGGTGTACCTATGGATTTAGGTCAAATGCGCAGAGGCGTGGATATGGGGCCGAGTGCGATTCGTTACGCCGGTATTGTTGAGCGTCTGGAGAAACTTGGGTATGAGATTAAAGACTTGGGTGATATCGAGATTGGCCAGGCTGAGCGTGTACATAATAATCCTGATACGAATCTGCGTAATTTGAAAGCGGTTGCTGAAGCCAGTGAGACGTTGGCTGGTAAGGTGAATGATGTAATCGGGAGTGGAGATTTCCCATTGATCTTTGGTGGAGACCACAGTATTGCGATAGGAACGTTGGCTGGTGTTTCTCCTCACTATGAAAACTTAGGTGTGATTTGGTATGATGCACATGGTGATTTGAATACAGGGGATACATCTCCGTCAGGTAATATTCATGGTATGCCACTTGCGGTGAGCTTGGGTATAGGCCATGAAGATTTGACAAGTATCGGGCAGAGCTCTCCAAAGATTAAGCCTGAGAACATTGTCATTATTGGAGCTCGTTCTTTAGATGAAGGAGAAAGAGAGTTAATTAAAGAAAAGGGTATTAAAGTATATACGATGCATGAAATCGATCGTCTTGGTATGACGAAGGTAATGGAAGAGTCCATTGATTACTTGAAGAGTAAAACGGATGGCGTTCATTTATCTCTTGATTTAGATGGATTGGATCCAAGCGATGCTCCTGGGGTAGGAACTCCTGTTCTTGGGGGGATAAGCTACCGTGAGAGTCATTTGGCAATGGAGATGCTACAAGAAGCAGGAATTATTACATCTGCGGAATTTGTAGAAGTTAATCCTATTCTGGATGAAAAGAATAAAACGGCTACTGTAGCTGTAGCATTGATGGGATCCCTGCTTGGAGAGAAATTACTATAA
- the rplM gene encoding 50S ribosomal protein L13 gives MRTTYMAKANEIDRKWFVVDAEGKTLGRLASEVASILRGKHKPTFTPHVDTGDHVIILNASKIELTGKKLTDKIYYRHTNHPGGLKQRTALEMRTNYSEKMLELTIKGMLPKGSLGRQMFKKLHVYAGAEHKHQAQQPEVYELRG, from the coding sequence ATGCGTACAACGTATATGGCAAAAGCCAACGAAATCGATCGTAAATGGTTCGTTGTAGATGCTGAAGGCAAAACTCTAGGACGTTTAGCTAGTGAAGTTGCTTCTATTCTACGCGGAAAACACAAACCAACATTCACACCACATGTAGACACTGGTGATCATGTTATCATTCTTAATGCTTCAAAAATTGAACTAACTGGTAAAAAGTTAACGGATAAGATCTACTACCGTCACACGAATCACCCAGGTGGTTTAAAGCAACGTACAGCATTAGAAATGCGTACAAACTACTCAGAGAAAATGTTAGAGCTTACTATCAAAGGTATGCTTCCAAAAGGTTCTCTAGGTCGTCAAATGTTCAAGAAATTACATGTGTATGCTGGAGCAGAGCATAAGCATCAAGCACAACAACCTGAAGTTTACGAACTTCGTGGATAA
- the pdaB gene encoding polysaccharide deacetylase family sporulation protein PdaB: MNTFHTINAKKLKQISLIIVISFFTALFVYSSNLSTLSVFSTKDGPKAIYKGEKGVAITFNIGWGDEKAGPILEELKKMNVQSATFFLSGAWAERHPDLVEKIVKQGYEIGNLGYAYSDYTDMEPNKIKQDILKADTVFKKLNVKDVKLLRVPTGHFNKETLKVADSLGLTVVHWSVDSKDWTNPGVDEIINNVKKAKKGDIILLHASDSAKQTKSALPTIVKELKGKGNFITVSDMISNGDAKSSLIQ; encoded by the coding sequence TTGAATACGTTTCACACAATTAATGCTAAGAAATTAAAGCAAATCAGTCTGATTATCGTGATTTCATTTTTTACTGCCTTGTTTGTATATAGCAGTAACCTTTCGACACTTTCTGTTTTTAGTACGAAGGATGGACCGAAAGCGATCTACAAAGGGGAAAAAGGAGTCGCGATTACATTCAATATTGGTTGGGGAGATGAAAAAGCGGGGCCGATCCTTGAAGAATTAAAGAAAATGAATGTCCAGTCAGCTACCTTCTTTCTTTCCGGAGCCTGGGCGGAGAGACACCCTGATTTAGTGGAGAAAATTGTGAAGCAGGGTTATGAAATCGGAAATCTTGGCTATGCCTATTCCGATTATACGGATATGGAACCAAATAAGATCAAGCAGGACATATTAAAAGCCGATACCGTTTTTAAGAAGCTAAATGTTAAAGATGTGAAGTTATTACGCGTGCCTACCGGTCACTTTAATAAAGAAACATTAAAGGTAGCCGACTCTCTTGGGCTTACTGTGGTTCACTGGAGTGTAGACTCTAAAGATTGGACGAATCCTGGTGTAGATGAAATTATCAATAATGTGAAGAAAGCCAAAAAAGGGGATATCATTCTCCTTCACGCATCGGATTCAGCTAAACAAACGAAATCCGCTTTGCCGACCATCGTGAAAGAATTAAAAGGAAAAGGTAACTTCATTACGGTTTCAGACATGATTTCAAACGGGGATGCCAAGTCTTCCCTCATACAGTAA
- the sigW gene encoding RNA polymerase sigma factor SigW has protein sequence MEALVKKRIKQVLKGDQNAFAELVELYKDKVFQICYRMLGNRHEAEDIAQEAFIRAYVNIETFNQKRKFSTWLFRIATNLCIDRIRKKKPDYFLDAEVAGTEGLTMYSQVAADVQLPEDEVENMELQETIQKEISKLPEKYRSVIVLKYIEELPLQEISEILDLPLGTVKTRVHRGREALRKQLRSL, from the coding sequence ATGGAAGCATTAGTGAAAAAGCGGATAAAACAAGTATTGAAAGGTGATCAGAACGCCTTTGCAGAATTAGTCGAGCTTTACAAGGATAAAGTGTTTCAAATTTGCTACCGGATGCTTGGTAATCGTCATGAGGCAGAGGATATTGCTCAAGAGGCTTTTATCAGGGCATATGTAAATATTGAAACCTTTAATCAAAAGAGAAAGTTTTCGACTTGGCTCTTTCGGATAGCGACGAATCTTTGTATCGACCGGATTCGGAAGAAGAAGCCGGATTATTTCTTAGATGCAGAGGTAGCAGGGACTGAAGGCTTAACGATGTACTCACAGGTGGCAGCGGATGTTCAGCTACCGGAAGATGAAGTGGAGAATATGGAGCTGCAGGAAACCATTCAGAAGGAAATTTCCAAGTTACCTGAGAAATATCGATCGGTCATTGTTTTAAAATATATTGAAGAGCTTCCTCTTCAAGAAATCAGTGAGATATTGGATTTACCCCTGGGAACGGTTAAAACAAGAGTACATAGAGGGCGGGAAGCTCTCCGTAAACAATTAAGATCACTGTAG
- a CDS encoding energy-coupling factor transporter transmembrane protein EcfT, whose protein sequence is MMEKMIFGRYVPAKSILHQMDPRAKLLFIFGFICVVFLANNFVTYALLGLFTFSALILSNLSLRFIIGGLKPILWLILFTFFLHVFFTKEGPVILDMGILSVHEEGLRQGIFISLRFFYLILVTSLLTLTTSPITITDGLETLLNPLRKVKFPVHELALMMSISLRFIPTLMEETDKIMKAQIARGAEFSSGPVKDRIKAIIPLLIPLFVSAFKRAEDLATAMEARGYQGGEGRTKYRLLSWHKKDTGALVVLALLTVVLIIFRG, encoded by the coding sequence ATGATGGAGAAAATGATCTTTGGCCGATATGTACCCGCTAAATCCATTCTTCATCAGATGGATCCAAGGGCAAAGCTCTTATTTATTTTTGGGTTTATATGTGTCGTCTTTTTAGCAAATAATTTTGTTACGTATGCACTGCTCGGCCTTTTTACGTTTAGCGCACTTATTCTTTCTAATCTTTCGCTGCGTTTTATTATCGGTGGATTGAAGCCTATCCTATGGTTAATCTTATTTACATTCTTCTTACATGTGTTTTTTACCAAGGAAGGCCCTGTCATTCTGGACATGGGAATATTGTCTGTTCATGAAGAGGGGTTAAGGCAGGGGATCTTTATTTCTTTACGATTCTTTTATCTGATTCTCGTAACGTCTTTATTAACCCTGACGACTTCCCCTATCACGATTACAGACGGTCTTGAGACGCTTCTGAATCCATTAAGAAAAGTAAAGTTTCCAGTTCATGAGCTGGCTCTTATGATGTCGATTTCTTTACGTTTCATTCCGACCTTGATGGAGGAAACAGATAAAATCATGAAAGCCCAAATCGCAAGGGGGGCTGAGTTTTCTTCCGGTCCCGTGAAAGACCGGATTAAAGCCATCATTCCTTTACTGATCCCTCTCTTTGTCAGCGCCTTTAAACGTGCTGAGGATCTGGCAACAGCCATGGAGGCAAGAGGGTATCAAGGTGGAGAAGGCAGAACGAAATACCGACTGTTATCCTGGCACAAGAAGGATACGGGAGCTTTAGTGGTACTGGCCCTTTTAACAGTTGTATTGATTATTTTTAGAGGATAA
- a CDS encoding energy-coupling factor ABC transporter ATP-binding protein: MQITFQQVEYRYSFNTPFEKLALQDINLSIPTGQFLAVIGHTGSGKSTLLQHLNGLLKPTEGLVQVGEYQIKAKQKAKSLKPVRQKVGIVFQFPEHQLFEETVLKDICYGPMNFGVSEEEAIRRAKELIVKVGLSEEVLQKSPFDLSGGQMRRVAIAGVLAMNPEVIVLDEPTAGLDPRGQREIMDMFYALHKEKGLTTILVTHSMEDAAHYAEEIVIMQKGRLKRKGSPEEIFSQADELFEMGLDVPDVVRFQYQFEQKTGKKLPKTCLTIEELASAIRSLRDGGEAP, from the coding sequence ATGCAAATCACATTTCAACAGGTAGAATACCGATATTCATTCAACACTCCATTCGAAAAACTTGCCCTTCAAGATATCAATCTTTCCATCCCGACAGGTCAGTTTCTCGCGGTTATCGGTCACACCGGTTCGGGAAAGTCAACACTCCTCCAGCATTTAAACGGATTGTTAAAGCCTACGGAAGGTCTTGTCCAGGTAGGAGAATATCAAATAAAAGCGAAGCAAAAGGCAAAAAGTTTAAAGCCGGTAAGACAGAAAGTAGGCATCGTCTTTCAATTTCCTGAGCATCAGCTGTTTGAAGAAACCGTGCTCAAGGATATTTGCTACGGTCCAATGAACTTTGGCGTATCGGAGGAAGAAGCGATACGAAGAGCGAAAGAGTTGATCGTAAAGGTGGGTCTCTCTGAAGAGGTATTACAAAAATCTCCATTTGATTTATCAGGGGGACAAATGAGACGGGTAGCCATTGCAGGTGTACTTGCTATGAATCCGGAGGTCATTGTCTTAGACGAACCTACGGCAGGACTCGATCCCAGAGGTCAACGTGAGATCATGGACATGTTCTATGCTCTTCATAAAGAAAAGGGACTGACAACCATTCTCGTTACCCATAGCATGGAAGACGCAGCTCATTACGCAGAAGAGATTGTGATTATGCAGAAGGGCCGCCTAAAGAGAAAGGGAAGTCCTGAAGAGATTTTCTCCCAGGCAGATGAACTGTTTGAGATGGGATTAGACGTTCCCGACGTCGTTCGTTTTCAATATCAATTTGAACAGAAAACGGGGAAGAAGCTCCCGAAAACCTGTTTAACGATAGAGGAATTAGCTTCAGCCATCCGTTCACTTCGAGATGGAGGTGAAGCCCCATGA
- the gerD gene encoding spore germination lipoprotein GerD: MKRYSFLFLLSILLLSACGGGGDTGSGKMDYEETKKMVVDILKTDDGKKAIEEVMSDEKMKSELIMDQGVVTDTISKTLTSEKGTEFWKKSFEDPKFAEAMAKSMKDGNEKLLKDLMKDPEYQKMMMDLLKDPEFKKELTEALKSQEYREHLQKVITETFESPLFKAKMQDVLLKAAGEMKEGGKSEGGSESSSGGDEGGSGDSGGSGSGGGGGQ; this comes from the coding sequence ATGAAAAGATATTCCTTTCTTTTTCTACTGTCGATTCTTCTTCTATCCGCTTGTGGCGGTGGCGGAGATACAGGCAGTGGCAAAATGGATTATGAAGAAACCAAGAAAATGGTTGTCGATATATTAAAGACCGATGATGGTAAAAAAGCGATTGAAGAAGTCATGTCTGATGAAAAAATGAAATCAGAGCTTATTATGGACCAAGGGGTTGTGACGGATACGATTTCTAAGACGTTAACCTCTGAAAAAGGAACTGAATTCTGGAAGAAATCCTTCGAAGACCCTAAGTTTGCCGAAGCGATGGCAAAAAGCATGAAGGATGGAAATGAAAAATTACTCAAAGACCTCATGAAGGATCCAGAGTATCAAAAGATGATGATGGATCTGTTAAAGGACCCTGAATTCAAGAAGGAACTGACTGAAGCTTTAAAAAGCCAGGAATATAGGGAACATCTGCAAAAAGTCATTACGGAAACATTTGAAAGCCCTCTATTCAAGGCTAAGATGCAGGATGTGTTACTGAAGGCTGCCGGTGAAATGAAAGAAGGCGGTAAAAGCGAAGGTGGCAGTGAGTCTTCTTCCGGCGGTGATGAGGGCGGATCTGGTGATTCTGGAGGTTCTGGCAGCGGTGGTGGCGGTGGCCAATAA
- a CDS encoding P-loop NTPase has protein sequence MLTEQQTRELLFGLKDPFLNKTLEETNGIVEISIKEEKKHVSVKIAIAKTGTGEQMQFQQKIVQVLKDNGAESVGIRFTELPQEELEKHRGSGGEGTDLLSPASKTTFIAIASGKGGVGKSTVSVNLAVSLARQGKKVGLVDADIYGFSVPDMMGIVKRPVVRGERIIPVERFGVKVISMGFFVEDNAPVIWRGPMLGKMLNNFFSEVEWGELDYLLLDLPPGTGDVALDLHTMLPHCKEIIVTTPHPTAAFVAARAGAMALQTDHDILGVVENMSYFESKLTGEKEFVFGQGGGEKLTEELRTDLLGKLPLQQPDWNEEDFAPSIYAEDHRLGQIYGDIAHKVIEKLS, from the coding sequence ATGTTAACTGAACAACAGACACGCGAACTTTTATTTGGATTAAAAGATCCTTTTTTAAATAAAACGTTAGAAGAAACAAATGGTATCGTCGAAATTTCAATTAAGGAAGAAAAGAAGCATGTAAGCGTGAAGATCGCCATTGCCAAGACAGGTACTGGTGAACAAATGCAATTCCAGCAAAAGATCGTACAAGTTCTAAAGGATAATGGAGCTGAATCTGTCGGGATCCGCTTCACGGAGCTTCCACAGGAAGAGCTTGAAAAGCACAGAGGATCCGGTGGAGAAGGAACGGATTTATTATCACCTGCAAGTAAAACAACCTTTATCGCGATTGCGAGTGGAAAAGGCGGAGTAGGAAAGTCGACGGTTTCTGTTAACTTAGCTGTATCATTGGCCCGTCAAGGAAAAAAAGTCGGGCTGGTGGATGCTGATATTTACGGGTTCAGTGTGCCTGATATGATGGGAATCGTGAAACGACCAGTCGTTAGGGGAGAAAGAATTATTCCAGTAGAACGTTTTGGCGTAAAAGTCATTTCCATGGGCTTCTTTGTTGAGGACAATGCTCCCGTGATTTGGAGAGGTCCTATGCTTGGGAAAATGCTCAACAATTTCTTCTCAGAAGTAGAGTGGGGAGAACTGGACTATTTACTGCTGGACCTGCCACCAGGGACAGGTGACGTTGCCCTTGATCTTCACACGATGCTCCCACATTGTAAGGAGATCATCGTTACAACACCGCATCCAACAGCAGCATTCGTAGCGGCCCGTGCAGGCGCCATGGCTCTGCAAACCGACCATGACATTCTTGGTGTGGTTGAGAACATGTCCTATTTCGAAAGTAAATTAACAGGCGAAAAAGAATTCGTATTCGGGCAAGGTGGAGGAGAGAAGCTAACGGAAGAACTACGTACCGACTTATTAGGCAAGCTCCCACTTCAACAGCCTGACTGGAACGAAGAGGATTTTGCTCCTTCCATTTACGCAGAGGACCACCGTTTAGGGCAGATTTATGGAGACATCGCTCATAAAGTGATTGAAAAACTGTCTTAG